The following are encoded together in the Schistocerca gregaria isolate iqSchGreg1 unplaced genomic scaffold, iqSchGreg1.2 ptg000888l, whole genome shotgun sequence genome:
- the LOC126324506 gene encoding uncharacterized protein LOC126324506 isoform X1 has translation MTEPGEEFTSATTKDNGKKNSIIVKIALIGDSAIGKTSLMVKYVENKFDEDYIQTLGINFMEKSVRVRNASITFSVWDLGGQREFVNMLPLVCNEAAAILFMFDLTRKVTLNSIKEWYRQARGFNKFAIPFLVGTKFDAFKELSIKEQEEITIQARRYAKLMRGPLLYCSSKENINISKIFKVVLAKCFDLNCNVPRVSTIGDVIFEY, from the exons ATGACCGAGCCCGGCGAAGAGTTCACTTCCGCCACGACGAAAGACAACGGTAAAAAAAACAGCATCATCGTCAAAATAGCTCTCATAGGTGACTCAGCCATCGGCAAGACCTCGCTGATGGTAAAGTACGTGGAAAACAAATTCGATGAAGATTACATCCAAACTCTAG GTATCAACTTCATGGAAAAAAGCGTTCGAGTCAGAAACGCCTCGATCACCTTCAGCGTGTGGGATTTGGGAG GCCAACGAGAGTTCGTGAACATGCTCCCGCTAGTCTGCAATGAGGCGGCTGCCATACTATTCATGTTCGATCTCACCAGAAAGGTGACCCTAAATTCGATCAAAGAATGGTACAGACAAGCTAGAGGATTCAATAAGTTTGCGATCCCATTCTTGGTGGGAACTAAGTTCGATGCGTTCAAAGAACTTTCCATAAAAGAACAAGAGGAGATTACCATTCAG GCGCGCAGATACGCCAAGCTCATGCGAGGTCCGCTTTTGTACTGCTCGTCTAAGGAGAACATCAATATTTCAAAGATTTTCAAGGTCGTGCTAGCCAAGTGCTttgacttgaattgtaatgttccaCGAGTCAGTACAATTGGGGATGTCATCTTCGAGTATTGA
- the LOC126324506 gene encoding uncharacterized protein LOC126324506 isoform X2 produces MTEPGEEFTSATTKDNGKKNSIIVKIALIGDSAIGKTSLMVKYVENKFDEDYIQTLGINFMEKSVRVRNASITFSVWDLGGQREFVNMLPLVCNEAAAILFMFDLTRKVTLNSIKEWYRQARGFNKFAIPFLVGTKFDAFKELSIKEQEEITIQIRQAHARSAFVLLV; encoded by the exons ATGACCGAGCCCGGCGAAGAGTTCACTTCCGCCACGACGAAAGACAACGGTAAAAAAAACAGCATCATCGTCAAAATAGCTCTCATAGGTGACTCAGCCATCGGCAAGACCTCGCTGATGGTAAAGTACGTGGAAAACAAATTCGATGAAGATTACATCCAAACTCTAG GTATCAACTTCATGGAAAAAAGCGTTCGAGTCAGAAACGCCTCGATCACCTTCAGCGTGTGGGATTTGGGAG GCCAACGAGAGTTCGTGAACATGCTCCCGCTAGTCTGCAATGAGGCGGCTGCCATACTATTCATGTTCGATCTCACCAGAAAGGTGACCCTAAATTCGATCAAAGAATGGTACAGACAAGCTAGAGGATTCAATAAGTTTGCGATCCCATTCTTGGTGGGAACTAAGTTCGATGCGTTCAAAGAACTTTCCATAAAAGAACAAGAGGAGATTACCATTCAG ATACGCCAAGCTCATGCGAGGTCCGCTTTTGTACTGCTCGTCTAA